Proteins co-encoded in one Opitutus terrae PB90-1 genomic window:
- a CDS encoding helix-turn-helix domain-containing protein yields MPWKIKTAEQQRQALAREMTRGTVSVTALCARFGVSRTTAYKWAARYVAQGVNGLVARQPGRPKQVSQALARWHARVLLARQARPSWGAPKLRWWLERTHPGERVPCSRTLHRWLVAAGRVHQRRRKLRAGPGRPATVLAERVNAVWTADFKGDFYTKDGAWILALTVRDLYSRFMLTAHPVPRQSEPVVRRVFARLFRRFGVPQAIRVDRGTPFCGSGPYGLTALSLWWQRLGIEVQFVSRKRRLDNNAHEQMHRMLKAEAATPVSRSYGAQVRRLQRWCGRYNHDRPHEGLAGRTPASLYRPSTRLLPRLVPPQYPLGCVTRRVRPHGYVKLDGSHRHIGRAFVGLTVAFTPYRQLYRVHFDSLLLGTIDPRLTRSGLVPVRRFR; encoded by the coding sequence ATGCCCTGGAAGATCAAAACGGCGGAGCAGCAGCGTCAGGCTCTCGCTCGGGAGATGACGCGAGGCACGGTGTCGGTGACCGCGTTGTGCGCGCGGTTTGGCGTGAGCCGCACGACCGCTTACAAGTGGGCGGCGAGGTATGTGGCTCAGGGGGTAAACGGGCTGGTTGCGCGACAACCGGGCCGCCCCAAACAGGTGAGCCAGGCGTTGGCGCGGTGGCACGCGCGCGTGTTGCTCGCGCGTCAGGCGCGGCCCAGTTGGGGTGCGCCCAAGTTGCGGTGGTGGCTCGAGCGGACGCATCCCGGCGAGCGAGTGCCGTGTAGCCGGACGCTCCACCGGTGGCTGGTAGCCGCCGGTCGCGTGCACCAGCGACGTCGCAAGCTTAGAGCCGGACCGGGGCGGCCCGCCACCGTGCTCGCCGAGCGAGTGAACGCGGTCTGGACCGCGGACTTCAAGGGAGACTTTTACACCAAAGACGGAGCGTGGATCTTGGCTTTAACGGTGCGCGATCTGTACAGCCGCTTCATGCTTACGGCCCATCCCGTGCCCCGGCAGAGCGAGCCGGTGGTCCGCCGCGTGTTCGCGCGGCTGTTCCGCCGCTTCGGCGTGCCGCAGGCGATTCGGGTTGACCGCGGCACGCCGTTTTGCGGCAGCGGGCCGTATGGCCTGACCGCGCTGAGCCTATGGTGGCAGCGGCTGGGCATCGAAGTGCAGTTTGTCAGCCGCAAACGCCGCCTCGACAACAACGCTCACGAGCAGATGCACCGCATGCTCAAGGCCGAGGCCGCCACGCCCGTGTCCCGCTCCTACGGCGCGCAAGTCCGACGCCTGCAGCGCTGGTGCGGCCGGTACAACCACGACCGTCCGCATGAGGGTTTGGCCGGACGCACTCCGGCCAGCCTCTACCGCCCGAGCACCCGGCTGCTGCCCCGACTCGTGCCGCCACAGTACCCGCTCGGCTGCGTCACTCGCCGGGTCAGGCCTCACGGCTACGTGAAGCTGGACGGCAGCCATCGCCACATCGGTCGGGCCTTCGTTGGCCTGACCGTGGCGTTCACCCCTTACCGGCAGCTTTACCGCGTACACTTCGATTCCCTCCTGCTGGGCACGATCGACCCGCGGCTAACCAGATCCGGCCTCGTCCCCGTTCGTAGGTTCAGGTGA